A genomic region of Kribbella sp. NBC_00382 contains the following coding sequences:
- a CDS encoding S1 family peptidase, translating into MTSPSLRRAVATLATGALALLAIPAANAASAVPQQTPPGPRTATAISAALAKDNTVPGTAWMTRPDGKVVVSYDSTVIGSKYKSLTQLTQQFGDQVVMEKLPGKLTKYVNGGGGIYGGDWTCSAGFNVQRKGRYYLLTAGHCGKDAATWYSDESHRNLVGTVLRPSFPGNDYALVVYRAGLTPGGSVSLYNGHSQDIVRAANPGLGQTVYRTGVTSGLHGGKVTGLNATVIYDEGAVGNLIRTNVCAEPGDSGGPLFYRTYAYGLTSGGTGDCSSGGVTYFQPVIEAMNAYGVNVY; encoded by the coding sequence ATGACATCGCCTTCCCTCCGCCGCGCAGTGGCGACGCTGGCCACCGGTGCGCTCGCCCTGCTCGCCATCCCAGCCGCCAACGCCGCCTCGGCCGTCCCCCAGCAGACGCCGCCCGGACCGCGTACCGCCACTGCGATCTCCGCCGCCCTGGCCAAGGACAACACCGTCCCTGGCACCGCCTGGATGACCAGGCCGGACGGCAAGGTCGTCGTCTCCTACGACTCGACTGTGATCGGCAGCAAGTACAAGTCGCTGACCCAGCTCACCCAGCAGTTCGGGGACCAGGTCGTGATGGAGAAGCTCCCCGGCAAGCTGACCAAGTACGTCAACGGCGGTGGTGGGATCTACGGCGGCGACTGGACCTGCTCGGCCGGGTTCAACGTCCAGCGCAAGGGCAGGTACTACCTGCTGACCGCCGGGCACTGCGGTAAGGACGCCGCCACCTGGTACAGCGACGAGAGCCACCGGAACCTGGTCGGCACGGTTCTCCGGCCCAGCTTCCCGGGCAACGACTACGCCCTGGTCGTCTACCGGGCCGGCCTCACACCCGGCGGCAGTGTGAGCCTCTACAACGGCCACTCCCAGGACATCGTCAGGGCGGCCAACCCGGGCCTCGGCCAGACGGTCTACCGCACGGGCGTCACCAGCGGCCTGCACGGCGGCAAGGTCACCGGCCTGAACGCCACGGTGATCTACGACGAAGGTGCAGTGGGCAACCTGATCCGCACCAACGTCTGCGCCGAGCCGGGCGACTCCGGCGGCCCGCTGTTCTACCGCACGTACGCCTACGGGCTCACCTCCGG
- a CDS encoding TetR/AcrR family transcriptional regulator, with translation MTTVVPGRRTRRQSELLDRLLSLFLTQGFSRFTLDDLAAELRCSKTTLYALAPSKEQLAVEVVKHYFKNATAEVESAVAKQTRPDRRIAAYLNAVADALRPASRTFLDDVATFAPARSVYERNTRIAADRVRTLIEEGIESRAFRQLDIGFAAEMVAHTMQAIQRGDIARRTGLSDAEAYRELSSFVLHSLRHD, from the coding sequence ATGACAACAGTCGTCCCGGGGCGTCGTACCCGCAGGCAGTCCGAACTGCTCGACCGGCTCCTGTCCCTGTTCCTCACCCAAGGCTTCAGCCGGTTCACCCTGGACGACCTGGCGGCCGAGCTGCGCTGCAGCAAGACGACCCTGTACGCGCTGGCACCGAGCAAGGAGCAGCTCGCCGTCGAGGTGGTCAAGCACTACTTCAAGAATGCCACCGCGGAGGTGGAGTCGGCGGTGGCCAAGCAGACCCGGCCGGACCGCCGGATCGCGGCGTACCTGAACGCCGTCGCGGACGCGCTGCGGCCGGCCAGCCGGACCTTCCTGGACGACGTCGCGACGTTCGCGCCGGCCCGGTCGGTGTACGAGCGCAACACCCGGATCGCGGCCGACCGGGTCCGGACGCTGATCGAGGAGGGGATCGAGAGCCGGGCGTTCCGGCAACTCGACATCGGCTTCGCGGCCGAGATGGTCGCGCACACGATGCAGGCGATCCAGCGTGGCGACATCGCCCGGCGTACCGGGCTCAGCGACGCCGAGGCGTACCGGGAGCTCTCCTCGTTCGTCCTGCACTCGCTGCGCCACGACTAG
- a CDS encoding acyl-CoA dehydrogenase family protein: MAVDRLLPTEEAGELLGLVRDLCEHELAPYAAKAEETETFPREAFHTLGKAGLLGLPYPEQYGGAEQPYEVYLQMLEEIAAAWMSVGVGLSVHTMTSYAIATFGTADQRELLLPDMVGGELLGAYALSEPQAGSDISGMTTKAVRDGDHYVLSGTKSWITHGSHADFYTTFARTSADPKHGISAFHVPASAEGLSFGAPERKMGLTGSTTTLVNYDGVRVPVANLIGNEGDGMRIALSALDSGRLGIAACAVGLAQAALDLAASYALGREQFGHPISDFQGMQFLLADMAAATESARSTYIQAARRRDLGRPFTQQAAIAKLVCTDAAMKVTTDAVQVLGGYGYTREFPAERYMREAKVTQIFEGTNQIQRLVISRDLLRSVR; the protein is encoded by the coding sequence ATGGCTGTCGACCGCTTGCTTCCGACCGAGGAGGCCGGTGAGCTGCTGGGTCTCGTGCGCGACCTCTGTGAGCACGAACTCGCGCCGTACGCGGCCAAGGCCGAGGAGACCGAGACCTTCCCGCGGGAGGCGTTCCACACGCTCGGCAAGGCCGGGCTGCTGGGCCTGCCTTATCCGGAGCAGTACGGCGGCGCCGAGCAGCCGTACGAGGTCTACCTGCAGATGCTCGAGGAGATCGCCGCGGCCTGGATGTCGGTCGGTGTCGGCCTGTCCGTCCACACGATGACCAGCTACGCGATCGCGACCTTCGGTACTGCGGACCAGCGCGAGCTCCTGCTCCCCGACATGGTCGGCGGCGAACTGCTCGGCGCCTATGCGCTGTCCGAGCCGCAGGCCGGGTCCGACATCAGCGGGATGACAACGAAGGCAGTCCGCGACGGCGACCACTACGTGCTGAGCGGCACCAAGTCGTGGATCACGCATGGCTCGCACGCCGACTTCTACACGACCTTCGCCCGTACGTCCGCCGACCCGAAGCACGGCATCTCCGCCTTCCACGTGCCCGCGTCGGCCGAGGGGCTCAGCTTCGGCGCCCCGGAACGCAAGATGGGCCTGACCGGATCGACCACCACGCTGGTCAACTACGACGGCGTCCGGGTGCCGGTCGCCAACCTGATCGGCAACGAGGGCGACGGGATGCGGATCGCCTTGTCCGCGCTCGACTCCGGCCGGCTCGGCATCGCTGCTTGCGCGGTGGGCCTCGCACAGGCAGCGCTCGACCTCGCCGCGTCGTACGCGCTGGGCCGGGAGCAGTTCGGGCACCCGATCTCCGACTTCCAGGGCATGCAGTTCCTGCTGGCCGACATGGCCGCGGCGACCGAGTCCGCGCGATCGACGTACATCCAGGCTGCCCGGCGGCGCGATCTCGGCCGGCCGTTCACCCAGCAGGCGGCGATCGCCAAGCTGGTCTGCACCGACGCGGCGATGAAGGTGACCACCGATGCGGTCCAGGTGCTCGGTGGCTACGGTTACACCCGCGAGTTCCCGGCCGAGCGCTACATGCGCGAGGCCAAGGTGACCCAGATCTTCGAAGGCACCAACCAGATTCAGCGTCTCGTAATCAGCCGCGATCTCCTCAGGAGTGTTCGATGA
- a CDS encoding SDR family NAD(P)-dependent oxidoreductase, which translates to MKLAASDVVLVTGGGSGLGEATVRRFAAAGSGVVICDLPSSAGKAIADELGERVVFVPTDVTDEAAVTAALDAAASLGPLRLVVTCAGIATPGRVVGRKGPLPLATFKQVIEVNVVGTFNVLRLAAERMMALDPDEDGDRGVVVMTASIAAYDGQIGQAAYASSKGAIVSLTLTAARDLADKGIRVVTIAPGTMETPMLAGLPEDARKVLEQQVPHPARLGRPSEYAALVDHIVSNQLLNGEVIRLDGALRMPPR; encoded by the coding sequence ATGAAGCTTGCCGCGTCCGATGTCGTCCTCGTCACCGGCGGTGGTTCCGGGCTCGGTGAGGCGACCGTACGCCGATTCGCCGCCGCCGGGTCCGGCGTGGTGATCTGCGACCTCCCGTCCTCCGCAGGCAAGGCGATCGCCGACGAACTGGGCGAACGCGTCGTCTTCGTCCCCACCGACGTGACGGACGAGGCTGCCGTCACCGCCGCCCTCGACGCGGCCGCCTCGCTGGGCCCGCTCCGCCTGGTCGTCACCTGCGCCGGCATCGCCACCCCCGGCCGCGTCGTCGGCCGTAAGGGCCCGTTGCCCTTGGCAACCTTCAAGCAGGTGATCGAGGTCAATGTCGTCGGCACCTTCAACGTCCTCCGCCTGGCCGCCGAGCGCATGATGGCCCTCGACCCCGACGAAGACGGCGACCGCGGCGTAGTGGTCATGACGGCCTCCATCGCCGCCTACGACGGCCAAATCGGCCAAGCCGCCTACGCGTCCAGCAAGGGCGCGATCGTCTCCCTGACCCTCACGGCTGCCCGAGACCTGGCAGACAAGGGAATCCGGGTCGTCACCATCGCCCCCGGCACCATGGAAACCCCCATGCTCGCCGGCCTCCCCGAAGACGCCCGCAAGGTCCTGGAGCAACAGGTCCCGCACCCGGCCCGCCTCGGCCGCCCCTCGGAGTACGCCGCGCTGGTCGACCACATCGTCAGCAACCAACTCCTCAACGGCGAGGTCATCCGCCTGGACGGCGCCCTCAGGATGCCCCCGCGTTAA
- a CDS encoding type II toxin-antitoxin system Phd/YefM family antitoxin has protein sequence MAEIPVRVLNQETAKVLARVKQGEEIEITERGAVIARLVPAKPSPVARLLETGKLRLPRSTGPMPHPRGEIRTDRQAGELLEELRGEERY, from the coding sequence ATGGCTGAGATCCCGGTGCGGGTGCTGAATCAGGAGACGGCGAAGGTGCTGGCCCGGGTGAAGCAGGGCGAAGAGATCGAGATCACCGAGCGGGGGGCGGTGATCGCACGGCTGGTGCCTGCGAAACCGTCACCGGTGGCACGTCTGCTGGAGACCGGCAAGCTCAGGCTGCCGCGCAGCACCGGCCCGATGCCGCACCCCCGGGGAGAGATCCGCACGGACCGGCAAGCAGGCGAGCTGCTGGAGGAGCTGCGGGGCGAGGAGCGGTACTGA
- a CDS encoding type II toxin-antitoxin system VapC family toxin, producing MIYLDTAALVKLVRREVESDALVDWIADRPDELLVSSALSEVELPRALRRTEPALLAALPGVLGRIAVYEIDELVRSTAAAYDDPAIRSLDAIHLATADAVLADDLTAFVTYNRRLLAAAEDLGLPVAAPAA from the coding sequence ATGATCTACCTCGACACGGCGGCTCTGGTGAAACTCGTCCGCCGCGAGGTGGAGTCGGACGCACTCGTCGACTGGATCGCGGACCGGCCGGACGAGCTCCTCGTCTCGTCGGCGCTCTCCGAGGTCGAGCTTCCGCGCGCCCTGCGACGGACCGAGCCGGCCTTGCTTGCCGCACTGCCTGGGGTGCTCGGACGGATTGCGGTCTACGAGATCGACGAGTTGGTTCGGTCCACCGCCGCTGCCTATGACGACCCAGCCATCCGTTCACTTGACGCGATCCACCTCGCCACGGCAGACGCAGTACTGGCTGACGACCTGACGGCTTTCGTCACGTACAACCGCCGGCTGCTTGCCGCCGCGGAAGATCTGGGCTTGCCGGTCGCTGCGCCTGCTGCCTGA
- a CDS encoding SigE family RNA polymerase sigma factor, giving the protein MTDGGSPDFDEWVKLRGAALLRFAYLITRDHSRAEEAVQDALVSAYSRWARIGRLGDPEAYLRRAVVNADISRWRKFFRRETPVGEATTFDSATVDHAGPHAEQDAVWTLCASLPTKQRAAVVLRYYEGLPDNEIAEILDCTAGTVRSQIHRALASLRTTLSTTEEVTR; this is encoded by the coding sequence ATGACCGACGGGGGATCGCCGGATTTCGACGAATGGGTCAAGTTGCGTGGTGCTGCGCTGCTGCGGTTCGCGTACCTGATCACCCGGGATCACAGCCGGGCTGAAGAGGCGGTCCAGGACGCGCTCGTTTCGGCGTACTCGCGCTGGGCCAGGATCGGCCGGCTGGGTGACCCGGAGGCGTACCTGCGGCGGGCTGTCGTCAACGCGGACATCTCGCGGTGGCGCAAGTTCTTCCGCCGCGAGACGCCGGTCGGTGAGGCGACGACCTTCGACTCCGCCACCGTGGACCACGCCGGCCCGCACGCCGAGCAGGACGCGGTCTGGACCCTGTGCGCCTCGCTGCCGACCAAGCAGCGCGCCGCCGTCGTCCTCCGGTACTACGAAGGCCTCCCGGACAACGAGATCGCCGAGATCCTCGACTGCACCGCCGGCACGGTCCGTTCCCAGATCCACCGCGCGCTGGCGTCGTTGCGGACGACCCTGAGCACGACCGAGGAGGTCACCCGCTGA
- a CDS encoding DUF4032 domain-containing protein yields the protein MPRFVATRPDTGLLSLPWDIPLEEWPEDQLVALPRGISRHVVRFVRVNGTVYAIKEVMEHLAMHEYRLLRDLERLDSPSVEPVGVITDRLDKNGEPLDSILVTKHLQFSLPYRALFSSTLRPDTVNRLIDALVALIVRLHLLGFFWGDCSLSNTLFRRDAGAFAAYLVDAETGELHQDISDGQRAHDLYTAEINLFGELSDLEEGGLLDATIDPLETIHSITARYEALWKELTAPEEFHTDEMHRLDSRIRRLNELGFDVAEIDIITDWDGSQVRIQPKVVDAGHHSRRLLRLTGLDVEENQARRLLNDLDSYSASTDQQGEDEEIVAHQWLTEVFEPVVRSVPRDLKRKLEPAEVFHEVLEHRWFLSEQAGHEVDTMEAARSYVETVLAAKPDEKLTLPPPPPPGATLDPDLD from the coding sequence GTGCCTCGTTTCGTAGCCACTCGCCCGGACACCGGCCTGCTCTCGCTCCCCTGGGACATCCCGCTGGAGGAGTGGCCGGAGGACCAGCTGGTCGCGCTCCCCCGCGGTATCTCCCGCCACGTCGTCCGGTTCGTCCGGGTGAACGGCACGGTCTACGCGATCAAAGAGGTGATGGAACACCTCGCGATGCACGAGTACCGGCTGCTGCGCGACCTCGAGCGGCTGGACTCCCCCTCGGTCGAACCGGTCGGCGTCATCACCGACCGGCTGGACAAGAACGGCGAGCCGCTCGACTCGATCCTGGTCACCAAGCACCTGCAGTTCTCCCTGCCGTACCGGGCGCTGTTCTCCAGCACGCTGCGGCCGGACACGGTCAACCGGCTGATCGACGCCCTGGTCGCGCTGATCGTCCGGCTCCATCTGCTGGGCTTCTTCTGGGGCGACTGCTCGCTGTCGAACACTCTCTTCCGACGTGATGCGGGCGCCTTCGCGGCGTACCTGGTGGACGCGGAGACCGGCGAGCTGCACCAGGACATCTCCGACGGGCAGCGCGCGCACGACCTCTACACGGCCGAGATCAACCTGTTCGGCGAGCTGTCCGACCTCGAGGAGGGCGGCCTGCTCGACGCGACCATCGATCCGCTGGAGACGATCCACTCGATCACCGCCCGGTACGAGGCGCTCTGGAAGGAGCTGACCGCGCCGGAGGAGTTCCACACGGACGAGATGCACCGGCTGGACTCGCGGATCCGGCGGCTGAACGAGCTCGGCTTCGACGTCGCCGAGATCGACATCATCACCGATTGGGACGGCAGCCAGGTCCGGATCCAGCCCAAGGTCGTGGACGCCGGCCACCACTCGCGGCGGCTGCTGCGGCTGACCGGGCTCGACGTCGAGGAGAACCAGGCGCGGCGGCTGCTCAACGACCTCGACTCGTACTCCGCTTCGACCGACCAGCAGGGCGAGGACGAGGAGATCGTCGCGCACCAGTGGCTGACCGAGGTCTTCGAGCCGGTCGTCCGGTCGGTACCTCGGGATCTGAAGCGCAAGCTCGAGCCGGCGGAGGTGTTCCACGAAGTACTTGAGCACCGCTGGTTCCTGTCCGAGCAGGCCGGCCATGAGGTCGACACGATGGAGGCGGCCCGCTCGTACGTCGAAACCGTCCTGGCCGCCAAGCCCGACGAGAAGCTCACCCTTCCACCGCCCCCGCCACCCGGAGCCACACTCGACCCCGATCTGGACTGA
- a CDS encoding LacI family DNA-binding transcriptional regulator, with translation MTRRLAEVAKKVGVSEATVSRVLNGKPGVSEATREAVLTALDVLGYERPTQLRGDRARLVGLVLPELQNPIFPAFAEVVGGALAQQGFTSLLCTRTVGGVSEADYVDLLLQQQVSGVVFAGGFYAQADAPHAHYELIQERRLPTVLVNAAVDHLGFPQVSSDDVVAAEMALGHLRALGHQKIGMVLGPRDHIPSRRKLDAFLKSPEADPELVEHTMFSLEGGHAAATRLVKQGVTGIVCASDILALGAIRAVRRAGLSVPDDVSVIGYDDSAMMNCTDPPLTTVRQPIDAMGRAAVEILVALIERAAVPADELLFEPELVVRASTARARATAKV, from the coding sequence ATGACGCGACGACTTGCTGAGGTGGCGAAGAAGGTCGGGGTCAGCGAGGCGACCGTGAGCCGGGTACTCAACGGCAAACCGGGGGTCTCCGAGGCGACCCGCGAGGCGGTACTCACCGCGCTCGACGTGCTCGGTTACGAGCGCCCGACCCAGCTCAGAGGTGACCGGGCCCGCCTGGTCGGCCTGGTGCTGCCGGAGTTGCAGAACCCGATCTTCCCGGCTTTCGCCGAGGTGGTCGGCGGGGCGCTGGCGCAGCAGGGGTTCACGTCGTTGCTGTGCACAAGGACAGTCGGTGGCGTCTCCGAGGCTGACTACGTCGACCTGCTCCTTCAGCAGCAGGTCTCGGGCGTCGTCTTTGCCGGTGGTTTCTACGCCCAGGCGGATGCGCCGCACGCACACTACGAGCTGATCCAGGAGCGCCGGCTGCCGACCGTCCTGGTCAACGCCGCCGTCGACCACCTCGGCTTCCCGCAGGTCTCGTCGGACGACGTTGTCGCCGCGGAGATGGCGCTGGGACACCTACGCGCGCTCGGGCACCAGAAGATCGGGATGGTGCTCGGCCCCCGCGACCACATCCCCTCGCGGCGCAAGCTGGACGCTTTCCTGAAGTCTCCGGAGGCCGATCCGGAGTTGGTCGAGCACACGATGTTCTCGCTCGAGGGCGGGCACGCGGCCGCGACCCGGCTGGTGAAGCAGGGCGTCACCGGGATCGTCTGCGCGAGCGACATCCTGGCGCTCGGCGCGATCCGGGCCGTCCGCCGGGCCGGCTTGTCCGTACCTGACGACGTCTCCGTGATCGGGTACGACGACTCCGCGATGATGAACTGCACCGACCCGCCACTGACGACGGTCCGGCAGCCGATCGACGCGATGGGGCGGGCCGCGGTCGAGATACTGGTCGCACTGATCGAGCGCGCCGCGGTACCGGCCGACGAGCTGCTCTTCGAGCCCGAACTGGTGGTACGCGCGTCGACGGCCCGGGCACGGGCGACAGCCAAGGTCTGA